Proteins from one Planctomyces sp. SH-PL62 genomic window:
- a CDS encoding glycoside hydrolase family 32 protein, producing MLATMVLAGLLAATTTTEDAARPDVLIADFEGPDYGGWNATGDAFGEAPARGTLPGQMTVEGYRGEGLVNSFRGGDDATGELISPPFRIERKALNFLIGGGGWAGETCLDLLVDGRVVRSAAGPNRESGGSERLRWDAWDVSDLQGKEATLRVVDRRKGGWGHINVDHIVQTDAPRLPARASKAIALTHRYLSIPVKTGAPKVRARILDDAGKILREFDVELAPPGVEPDFLAFSDLEAQKGKTLTVRVDELEDAKALDRIGQSDADSQGTELYKEPLRPQFHFTSRRGWLNDPNGLVWQDGEYHLFYQHNPFGWGWGNMHWGHAVSPDLVRWRELPIALYPHQYGDWAFSGSAVVDHRNTSGFQKGDEPPIVAAYTSTGRGECLVFSNDRGRTWTEFEGNPVVKHEGRDPRLVWYAPGKHWVMAVYDEGAEPKRQSIDFYTSPDLKAWTFASRLDGFYECPDLIELAVDGDPSKTLWVVYAADGKYKLGTFDGKTFTPTSGPEKLAFRHGNFYAAQTFSDEPKGRCVQVGWANGVTFPGAPFNQQMSLPAELTLRTTPDGPRLFAEPVPELKELRAGSCEFSRTPLEPGAKNPLDRASHRLLSFSPRSRLQIPISSKSVKDIGRAEDYDREACEIELTFRPGAAKFLELDLLGTPLIYDVERQDVVCKQVRTFVPQVDGVVRLHVFVDKGSVEAFANGGRTTISVADLPAVAEPSLGIAAKGGTVMLEKLTVHRLRSAWEAGPSR from the coding sequence ATGCTTGCCACGATGGTCCTGGCCGGGTTGCTGGCCGCCACGACGACGACCGAGGACGCGGCCCGGCCGGACGTCCTGATCGCCGACTTCGAAGGGCCGGACTACGGCGGCTGGAACGCGACCGGGGACGCCTTCGGCGAGGCGCCCGCCCGGGGGACCCTCCCCGGCCAGATGACGGTTGAAGGATACCGGGGCGAGGGCCTCGTGAACAGCTTCCGGGGGGGCGACGACGCGACCGGCGAACTGATCAGCCCCCCCTTCCGCATCGAGCGCAAGGCCCTCAACTTCCTGATCGGCGGCGGCGGCTGGGCCGGCGAGACCTGCCTCGACCTGCTCGTCGACGGCCGGGTCGTCCGCTCCGCCGCCGGCCCCAACCGCGAGTCCGGCGGCTCGGAACGGCTCCGCTGGGACGCCTGGGACGTCTCGGACCTGCAAGGCAAGGAGGCGACGCTCCGCGTGGTGGACCGTCGCAAGGGTGGGTGGGGGCACATCAACGTCGACCACATCGTCCAGACCGACGCCCCCAGGCTCCCGGCCCGCGCCTCGAAGGCGATCGCGCTCACGCATCGGTATCTGAGCATCCCGGTCAAGACCGGGGCGCCCAAGGTCCGCGCCAGGATCCTGGACGACGCCGGCAAGATCCTCCGCGAGTTCGACGTCGAGCTGGCTCCGCCCGGGGTCGAGCCCGACTTCCTCGCCTTCAGCGACCTGGAGGCCCAGAAGGGGAAGACGCTCACCGTCCGCGTCGACGAGCTGGAGGACGCCAAGGCCCTCGACCGGATCGGCCAGTCCGACGCCGATTCGCAGGGGACCGAGCTGTACAAGGAGCCGCTCCGGCCGCAGTTCCACTTCACGTCGCGCCGGGGGTGGCTGAACGACCCCAACGGCCTCGTGTGGCAGGACGGCGAGTATCACCTTTTCTACCAGCACAACCCGTTCGGCTGGGGCTGGGGGAACATGCACTGGGGCCACGCCGTCAGCCCGGACCTCGTCCGCTGGCGGGAGCTTCCCATCGCCCTTTATCCCCACCAGTACGGCGACTGGGCCTTCTCCGGCAGCGCGGTGGTGGATCATCGCAACACCTCCGGGTTCCAGAAGGGGGACGAGCCGCCGATCGTCGCCGCCTACACCAGCACCGGGCGGGGCGAGTGCCTCGTCTTCAGCAACGACCGGGGCCGGACCTGGACCGAGTTCGAGGGGAACCCCGTCGTCAAGCACGAGGGCCGCGACCCCCGGCTGGTCTGGTACGCCCCCGGAAAGCACTGGGTGATGGCGGTGTACGACGAGGGAGCGGAGCCCAAGCGGCAGAGCATCGATTTCTACACCTCGCCCGACCTCAAGGCCTGGACCTTCGCCAGCCGGCTCGACGGCTTCTACGAATGCCCCGACCTGATCGAGCTGGCCGTCGACGGCGACCCGAGCAAGACCCTCTGGGTCGTTTATGCAGCCGACGGCAAGTACAAGCTCGGAACGTTCGACGGCAAGACGTTCACCCCCACCTCCGGCCCGGAGAAGCTGGCCTTCCGCCACGGCAACTTCTACGCGGCGCAGACGTTCAGCGACGAGCCGAAGGGGCGTTGCGTCCAGGTCGGCTGGGCCAACGGCGTCACCTTCCCGGGGGCGCCGTTCAACCAGCAGATGAGCCTGCCGGCCGAGCTGACCCTGCGGACCACCCCGGACGGCCCCCGGCTCTTCGCCGAGCCCGTCCCCGAATTGAAGGAGTTGCGGGCCGGCTCCTGCGAGTTCAGCAGGACCCCGCTGGAGCCCGGCGCGAAAAACCCGCTGGATCGGGCGAGCCACCGCCTCCTGTCCTTCTCCCCGCGGAGCCGGCTGCAGATCCCGATCTCCAGCAAATCGGTGAAGGACATCGGCCGGGCGGAGGACTATGATCGCGAAGCGTGCGAGATCGAGCTGACGTTCCGCCCGGGAGCGGCGAAGTTCCTGGAGCTGGACCTGCTCGGCACGCCTCTGATCTACGACGTCGAGCGCCAGGACGTGGTCTGCAAGCAGGTGCGGACGTTCGTCCCGCAGGTCGACGGCGTGGTGCGCCTGCATGTGTTCGTGGACAAGGGGTCGGTCGAGGCCTTCGCGAACGGGGGCCGGACGACGATCTCGGTCGCCGACCTGCCGGCCGTCGCGGAGCCCTCGCTGGGGATCGCGGCGAAGGGGGGGACGGTGATGCTGGAGAAGCTCACGGTCCACCGGCTGCGGTCGGCCTGGGAAGCCGGACCTTCGCGCTGA
- a CDS encoding L-rhamnose isomerase, with amino-acid sequence MTSPNKNVDQAFALAKERYAELGVDVEKALERLARIPISLHCWQGDDVGGFESGGEELGAGLAVTGNYPGKARTADELRSDLDEALSLIPGTHRLNLHASYAETGGKKVDRDALEPVHFRNWIDWAKAKGMGMDFNPTYFSHPKAADGWTLAHQDKGVRQFWIDHGVACRKIGAAMGEALGSPCVTNVWIPDGMKDQTVDRKGPRERLLQSLDAMFAPEIDPRYNRDAVEGKLFGIGSETYVVGMHEFYLGYAVSRKKIFTIDSGHFHPTEVVADKLSSALTYVDEVLMHVSRGVRWDSDHVVLLTDDIELIAQELVRGDYLDRVHIGLDFFDASINRVAAWVIGTRSMIKALLLALLEPIDALRKYEADGDYTSRLAVLEELKTLPFGAVWDHYLQTKGIPVGRAWVDEVKRYEADVLGERSRG; translated from the coding sequence ATGACCTCTCCGAACAAGAACGTGGACCAGGCGTTCGCCCTGGCGAAGGAACGCTACGCCGAGCTGGGGGTCGACGTCGAGAAGGCCCTGGAGCGGCTGGCGAGGATCCCGATCTCGCTGCACTGCTGGCAGGGGGACGACGTCGGCGGCTTCGAGAGCGGCGGCGAGGAACTGGGCGCCGGCCTGGCCGTCACGGGCAACTATCCGGGCAAGGCCCGCACGGCCGACGAGCTGCGGAGCGACCTGGACGAGGCCCTCTCCCTGATCCCCGGCACGCACCGGCTGAACCTCCACGCCAGCTACGCCGAGACCGGCGGCAAGAAGGTCGACCGCGACGCGCTGGAACCGGTCCACTTCCGGAACTGGATCGACTGGGCCAAGGCGAAGGGGATGGGGATGGACTTCAACCCCACCTACTTCTCCCACCCCAAGGCGGCCGACGGCTGGACCCTGGCCCACCAGGACAAGGGGGTCCGCCAGTTCTGGATCGACCACGGCGTCGCCTGCCGGAAGATCGGGGCGGCGATGGGGGAGGCCCTGGGCTCGCCCTGCGTCACCAACGTCTGGATCCCGGACGGCATGAAGGACCAGACCGTCGACCGCAAGGGCCCCCGCGAGCGGCTCTTGCAATCGCTCGACGCCATGTTCGCGCCGGAGATCGACCCCCGGTACAACCGCGACGCCGTCGAGGGGAAGCTGTTCGGCATCGGCTCCGAGACCTACGTCGTCGGCATGCATGAGTTCTACCTCGGCTACGCGGTCAGCCGGAAGAAGATCTTCACCATCGACTCGGGCCACTTCCACCCGACCGAGGTCGTCGCCGACAAGCTGTCGTCGGCCCTGACCTACGTCGACGAGGTCCTGATGCACGTCAGCCGGGGCGTCCGCTGGGACAGCGACCACGTCGTCCTCCTGACCGACGACATCGAGCTGATCGCCCAGGAGCTGGTGCGCGGGGACTACCTGGACCGCGTCCACATCGGCCTGGACTTCTTCGACGCCAGCATCAACCGCGTGGCCGCCTGGGTCATCGGCACCCGCTCGATGATCAAGGCGCTCTTGCTCGCCCTGCTGGAGCCGATCGACGCCCTCCGGAAGTACGAGGCCGACGGCGACTACACCTCGCGGCTGGCGGTCCTGGAAGAGCTGAAGACGCTCCCGTTCGGCGCCGTGTGGGACCACTACCTCCAGACCAAGGGCATCCCCGTCGGCCGCGCCTGGGTCGACGAGGTCAAGCGCTACGAGGCCGACGTGCTCGGCGAGCGAAGCCGGGGATGA
- a CDS encoding VOC family protein — MIQFQAVHPISNEDTDALPVQDLDPAVAFYERVLDFKVASRDAATARLTRDGVQVGLVRKEGHDPNEAGSCCFDVGDLDALHAELKAKGGDLGEISFSQWGGKSYRVFFLREDVDGYCFCFCQPA; from the coding sequence ATGATCCAGTTCCAGGCCGTCCACCCCATCTCGAACGAGGATACCGACGCCCTCCCGGTCCAGGACCTGGATCCGGCCGTCGCGTTCTACGAGCGGGTGCTCGACTTCAAGGTCGCCTCGCGCGACGCCGCGACCGCGAGGCTGACGCGCGACGGGGTCCAGGTCGGGCTGGTCCGGAAGGAGGGCCACGACCCGAACGAGGCCGGCTCCTGCTGCTTCGACGTCGGCGACCTCGACGCCCTGCACGCCGAGCTGAAGGCCAAGGGGGGCGATCTGGGCGAGATCTCCTTCTCTCAATGGGGCGGCAAGAGCTACCGTGTCTTCTTCCTGCGCGAGGACGTGGACGGCTACTGCTTCTGCTTCTGCCAACCGGCGTAG
- the rhaT gene encoding L-rhamnose/proton symporter RhaT translates to MIPNPFLGLVYHWLGGLASGSFYVPYRFVRKWSWETYWLTGGVFSWIIAPWLFGLTMTNDLPSVIAETPAETLFKVYLFGVLWGTGGLTFGLTMRYLGMSLGMAVALGYTAAFGTMVPPIVKGELFTKILPTLSGQVVLLGVLVCLAGIAVAGLAGMSKERELSEEAKKASIQEFDFKKGLLVATFSGVMSACFAFGLDASGPIKAITKAHQTPDLWSGLPSLVVILAGGFTTNFLWCLFLHWKNGSAYQYLSPVVRPDAALGRDRTEVLETATDAPGEEAALQAPGLGASAAEAASARVPLFWNYVFSALAGVTWYFQFFFYTMGETKMGEDYKFSSWTLHMASIMIFSTLWGIALKEWTGTSARTKRLVALTLAVLIASTVIIGYGNSLAPRSTPEGEAPPAAATAPVEAGN, encoded by the coding sequence ATGATTCCCAACCCTTTCCTCGGCCTCGTCTACCACTGGCTGGGCGGCCTGGCCTCCGGCAGCTTCTACGTCCCGTACCGGTTCGTGCGCAAGTGGTCCTGGGAGACCTACTGGCTGACCGGCGGCGTCTTCAGCTGGATCATCGCCCCCTGGCTGTTCGGCCTGACGATGACCAACGACCTGCCGTCGGTGATCGCCGAGACCCCGGCGGAGACGCTGTTCAAGGTCTACCTGTTCGGCGTCCTGTGGGGGACGGGGGGGCTGACGTTCGGCCTGACCATGCGGTATCTGGGGATGTCGCTGGGGATGGCGGTGGCGCTCGGCTACACGGCGGCCTTCGGCACCATGGTGCCGCCGATCGTCAAGGGGGAGCTGTTCACGAAGATCCTGCCGACCCTCTCGGGCCAGGTCGTGCTGCTCGGCGTCCTGGTCTGCCTGGCCGGCATCGCCGTGGCGGGGCTGGCCGGGATGTCGAAGGAGCGGGAGCTGTCCGAGGAGGCCAAGAAGGCCTCGATCCAGGAGTTCGACTTCAAGAAGGGGCTGCTGGTGGCCACCTTCTCCGGCGTCATGAGCGCCTGCTTCGCGTTCGGCCTGGACGCCAGCGGGCCGATCAAGGCGATCACGAAGGCCCACCAGACGCCCGACCTGTGGAGCGGGCTCCCCTCGCTGGTCGTGATCCTGGCCGGCGGCTTCACCACCAACTTCCTCTGGTGCCTCTTCCTGCACTGGAAGAACGGATCGGCGTATCAGTACCTGAGCCCGGTCGTCCGGCCCGACGCGGCGCTGGGCCGCGACCGGACCGAGGTGCTGGAGACGGCGACCGACGCCCCCGGCGAGGAGGCGGCCCTCCAGGCGCCGGGGCTGGGCGCGTCGGCCGCCGAGGCCGCCTCGGCCCGCGTCCCCCTGTTCTGGAACTACGTCTTCAGCGCCCTGGCCGGGGTGACCTGGTACTTCCAGTTCTTCTTCTACACGATGGGCGAGACCAAGATGGGGGAGGACTACAAGTTCTCCAGCTGGACCCTGCACATGGCCAGCATCATGATCTTCAGCACCCTCTGGGGGATCGCCCTGAAGGAATGGACCGGCACGAGCGCGCGGACCAAGCGGCTCGTCGCCCTGACCCTGGCCGTGCTGATCGCCTCCACGGTGATCATCGGCTACGGCAACTCCCTCGCCCCCAGGTCGACGCCCGAAGGGGAAGCCCCCCCGGCGGCGGCGACCGCGCCGGTCGAGGCCGGGAACTGA
- a CDS encoding SIR2 family NAD-dependent protein deacylase, producing the protein MSRDHDAAREIERAAEAVATADAILITAGAGMGVDSGLPDFRGREGFWNAYPPYAALGLDFVALASPRWFRADPDLAWGFYGHRLLLYRRARPHEGFAILKRWAGRAPRGGFVFTSNVDGQFQRAGFPDDGIAEAHGAIDFLQCLDDCGEGIFPFGGRRIMIDLEAMRAVGDLPACPRCGALARPNILMFGDSGWDGSRSDEQDARLRAWFRAAAESEPRARLVVVECGAGTAVPTVRRLGERVAALPNATLVRINPRDADAPPGAVSIASGALDALRAIDRLIPS; encoded by the coding sequence ATGAGCCGGGATCACGACGCCGCGAGGGAGATCGAGCGGGCCGCCGAGGCCGTCGCCACGGCCGACGCCATACTCATCACCGCCGGGGCCGGGATGGGGGTCGACAGCGGGCTCCCCGATTTCCGGGGCCGCGAGGGGTTCTGGAACGCCTACCCGCCGTACGCCGCGCTCGGCCTGGACTTCGTCGCGCTGGCCTCGCCGCGATGGTTCCGAGCCGACCCCGACCTGGCCTGGGGCTTCTACGGGCACCGGCTGTTGCTCTACCGGAGGGCCAGGCCGCACGAGGGCTTCGCGATCCTCAAGCGGTGGGCCGGGCGGGCGCCGCGGGGCGGCTTCGTCTTCACCTCGAACGTCGACGGCCAATTCCAGCGCGCGGGGTTCCCGGACGACGGGATCGCCGAGGCCCACGGGGCCATCGACTTCCTCCAATGCCTGGACGACTGCGGCGAGGGGATCTTCCCGTTCGGCGGCCGGCGCATCATGATCGACCTGGAGGCGATGCGGGCCGTGGGCGACCTCCCCGCCTGCCCGCGCTGCGGGGCGCTCGCCCGGCCCAACATCCTGATGTTCGGCGACTCCGGCTGGGACGGCTCGCGGTCGGACGAGCAGGACGCCCGGCTCCGCGCCTGGTTCCGGGCCGCGGCCGAGTCCGAGCCCCGCGCCCGTCTCGTGGTCGTCGAGTGCGGCGCGGGGACCGCCGTCCCCACCGTCCGCCGCCTCGGCGAGCGGGTCGCCGCCCTCCCGAACGCGACCCTCGTCCGGATCAACCCCCGCGACGCCGACGCCCCGCCGGGCGCCGTCTCGATCGCCTCGGGCGCCCTGGACGCCCTCCGCGCGATCGATCGTCTTATACCGTCATGA
- a CDS encoding YybH family protein: MNRVASICLLIASACVPALGQTPSKEDDAAVRDLVRRYVDAREARDAKAVEALLTADADQLVSDGTWRRGRDSLVQGMLESSRKNPAKRTIEVESVRLLAPDAALADGRYLQVGAALADVRAMWTTIVARRTPEGWKIAAIRNMLPAPAAPAGK; the protein is encoded by the coding sequence ATGAACCGAGTCGCGTCCATCTGCCTGCTGATCGCCTCGGCCTGTGTCCCCGCCCTCGGCCAAACGCCCTCGAAGGAGGACGACGCGGCCGTCCGCGACCTCGTCCGGCGTTACGTCGACGCCCGCGAGGCCCGCGACGCCAAGGCCGTCGAGGCCCTGCTCACCGCCGACGCCGACCAGCTCGTCTCCGACGGGACCTGGCGCCGGGGCCGGGACTCCCTCGTGCAAGGGATGCTCGAATCCTCGCGCAAGAATCCGGCGAAGCGGACGATCGAGGTCGAATCCGTCCGCCTGCTCGCCCCCGACGCGGCCCTCGCCGACGGCCGCTACCTCCAGGTCGGCGCGGCGCTCGCCGACGTCCGCGCCATGTGGACGACGATCGTCGCCCGCCGCACGCCCGAAGGCTGGAAGATCGCCGCCATTCGCAACATGCTCCCCGCCCCCGCCGCCCCCGCCGGGAAGTAG
- a CDS encoding alpha-L-rhamnosidase has product MLSRRLLTALLASALACAASARAGAQQVPAQGDVLGLSPAYLRVDAKVDPLGIDATNPRLSWILASSRRGEVQSAYQIVVATDEAKLAADEGDLWDSGKVASDETTGVAYAGAPLKSGVRCVWKVRVWDKADVASGWSAPASWSMGLLDEADWKAEWIGFDKAREESPSSVEADFGAGAWIWHAADEGADKPKGHRLFVTEIDVPADSPIEEASLLTVADDSHRYTINGELVAAGTSFKVPLQVDPTRALKPGANSIRVEVENGAPSPAGLLARLTVKLKDGRVVEKVTDASWKSIADPGENWHNRQIDAVGLPAAAVVANYGDGPWGKLAVSKLILPKPALLRADFQVDKPVKRATLYTTSLGIHDAHVNGVRVAEDLFNPGWTDYTRRVYYRTYDVTPLVRPGANALGAIVADGWYSGYVGFGKVRDHYGKKTRVKSQLVIEHADGSTSVVATGPDWKAATGPFQEADFLMGETYDARLEKAGWDQPGYDASAWGAVDTGAELSPAVQAHPGPPVLPFAELRAKTYSEVKPGVYVIDYGRNFAGVPRLRLRGAPGQVITMRFAERLNPDGSVYVTNLREARCIDTYICKGTGEEEVWTPRFTFHGYQYMEVSGLTEAPNSETVVGVAVSSATPVAGAFESSDPMLNQLHGNIVWTQRANFIDIPTDCPQRDERLGWTGDAQVYIKTATLNTDVQSFFDKWLVDLTDGQRADGQFPMVAPVKVAGDDGGPAWAEAGVVCPWTVYQVYNDKPLLERQYPSMVRYVEFLIGRSTPDLLPPEKYHAFGDWLSIGADTPKDIIYTAYFALAARLTSQAAEVLGKPEDAKKYADVYEKIKASFNKAYVADDGRIKGDTQACYVLALANDLVDGEKAKLAAQHLVEAIEAKNWHLSTGFIGTKDLMLVLSKIGRQDVAYRLLFNDTFPSWGFSIKQGATSIWERWDGWTPEKGFQDPGMNSFAHYSFGAVYGWMVENIGGIHNAGSAYKKIVIAPQFTDRLTSATTSYRSVRGEVAVAWTRQGGVVTMDVTVPANATAKVVIPVADPAQVAESGLPLAQAAGVTAGVEDGKAVAEVGSGRYVFTFAAP; this is encoded by the coding sequence ATGTTGAGTAGACGGCTCCTGACCGCCCTCCTGGCCTCGGCCCTGGCGTGCGCCGCCTCGGCTCGGGCCGGGGCGCAGCAGGTCCCCGCGCAGGGGGACGTGCTCGGCCTCTCGCCGGCGTACCTCCGCGTCGACGCCAAGGTCGACCCGCTGGGGATCGACGCGACCAACCCCCGCCTGAGCTGGATCCTCGCCTCCTCCCGCCGGGGCGAGGTCCAGTCGGCCTACCAGATCGTCGTCGCGACGGACGAGGCCAAGCTCGCCGCCGACGAGGGGGACCTCTGGGACAGCGGCAAGGTCGCCAGCGACGAGACCACGGGCGTCGCCTACGCCGGCGCCCCGCTCAAGAGCGGCGTCCGCTGCGTGTGGAAGGTCCGGGTCTGGGACAAGGCCGACGTCGCCTCCGGCTGGAGCGCCCCGGCCTCCTGGTCGATGGGCCTGCTGGACGAGGCCGACTGGAAGGCCGAGTGGATCGGCTTCGACAAGGCCCGCGAGGAGTCGCCCTCGTCCGTCGAGGCCGACTTCGGCGCCGGCGCCTGGATCTGGCACGCCGCCGACGAAGGGGCCGACAAGCCCAAGGGCCACCGCCTCTTCGTGACCGAAATCGACGTCCCGGCCGACTCCCCGATCGAGGAGGCGAGCCTGCTGACCGTCGCCGACGACTCGCACCGCTATACGATCAACGGCGAGCTGGTCGCCGCCGGCACCAGCTTCAAGGTCCCCCTCCAGGTCGACCCGACGCGGGCCCTGAAGCCCGGCGCGAACTCGATCCGCGTCGAGGTCGAGAACGGCGCGCCGAGCCCCGCGGGCCTGCTCGCCCGCCTGACCGTCAAGCTCAAGGACGGCCGGGTCGTGGAGAAGGTCACCGACGCCTCGTGGAAGTCGATCGCCGACCCCGGCGAGAACTGGCACAATCGCCAGATCGACGCGGTCGGCCTCCCCGCCGCCGCCGTCGTCGCGAACTACGGCGACGGCCCCTGGGGCAAGCTGGCCGTCTCCAAGCTGATCCTCCCCAAGCCGGCCCTCCTCCGCGCCGACTTCCAGGTCGACAAGCCGGTCAAGCGGGCCACGCTCTACACCACGTCGCTGGGCATCCACGACGCCCACGTCAACGGCGTCCGCGTCGCCGAGGACCTCTTCAACCCCGGCTGGACCGACTACACCCGGCGCGTCTACTACCGGACGTACGACGTCACCCCGCTGGTCCGCCCCGGCGCCAACGCCCTGGGGGCGATCGTGGCCGACGGCTGGTACAGCGGCTACGTCGGCTTCGGCAAGGTGCGCGACCACTACGGCAAGAAGACCCGCGTCAAGTCCCAGCTCGTGATCGAGCACGCGGACGGCTCCACCAGCGTCGTCGCCACCGGCCCCGACTGGAAGGCCGCGACCGGCCCGTTCCAGGAGGCCGACTTCCTCATGGGCGAGACCTACGACGCCCGGCTCGAGAAGGCCGGCTGGGACCAGCCCGGCTACGACGCCTCGGCCTGGGGCGCCGTCGACACCGGCGCCGAGCTCTCGCCCGCGGTCCAGGCCCACCCCGGCCCGCCGGTCCTGCCGTTCGCCGAGCTTCGCGCCAAGACCTACAGCGAGGTCAAGCCCGGCGTCTACGTGATCGACTACGGCCGGAACTTCGCCGGCGTCCCCCGCCTCCGGCTCCGCGGCGCGCCCGGCCAGGTGATCACGATGCGGTTCGCCGAGCGGCTCAACCCCGACGGCTCCGTCTACGTCACCAACCTCCGCGAGGCCCGCTGCATCGACACCTACATCTGCAAGGGGACCGGCGAGGAGGAGGTCTGGACCCCCCGGTTCACCTTCCACGGCTACCAGTACATGGAGGTCTCCGGCCTGACCGAGGCGCCGAACTCCGAGACGGTCGTCGGCGTCGCCGTCTCCAGCGCCACGCCGGTCGCGGGCGCGTTCGAGTCGTCGGACCCGATGCTCAACCAGCTCCACGGCAACATCGTCTGGACCCAGCGGGCCAACTTCATCGACATCCCCACCGACTGCCCCCAGCGCGACGAGCGGCTGGGATGGACCGGGGACGCCCAGGTCTACATCAAGACGGCGACCCTCAACACCGACGTCCAGTCGTTCTTCGACAAGTGGCTCGTCGACCTGACCGACGGCCAGCGCGCCGACGGCCAGTTCCCGATGGTCGCCCCGGTCAAGGTCGCCGGCGACGACGGCGGCCCCGCCTGGGCCGAGGCCGGCGTCGTCTGCCCGTGGACCGTCTATCAGGTCTACAACGACAAACCGCTGCTGGAACGGCAGTATCCGTCGATGGTCAGGTACGTCGAGTTCCTGATCGGCCGGAGCACGCCCGACCTGCTGCCGCCCGAGAAGTACCACGCCTTCGGCGACTGGCTGAGCATCGGCGCCGACACCCCCAAGGACATCATCTACACGGCCTACTTCGCCCTCGCCGCCCGGCTGACCTCGCAGGCCGCCGAGGTCCTCGGCAAGCCCGAGGACGCCAAGAAGTACGCCGACGTCTATGAGAAGATCAAGGCCTCGTTCAACAAGGCGTACGTCGCCGACGACGGCCGGATCAAGGGGGACACCCAGGCCTGCTACGTCCTCGCCCTGGCCAACGACCTGGTCGACGGCGAGAAGGCGAAGCTGGCCGCCCAGCACCTGGTCGAGGCCATCGAGGCCAAGAACTGGCACCTCTCGACCGGCTTCATCGGCACCAAGGACCTGATGCTGGTCCTCTCCAAGATCGGCCGCCAGGACGTGGCGTACCGGCTCCTGTTCAACGACACGTTCCCCTCGTGGGGCTTCTCGATCAAGCAGGGCGCGACCAGCATCTGGGAGCGCTGGGACGGCTGGACCCCCGAGAAGGGCTTCCAGGACCCGGGCATGAACTCGTTCGCCCACTACTCCTTCGGCGCGGTCTACGGCTGGATGGTCGAGAACATCGGCGGCATCCACAACGCCGGCTCCGCCTACAAGAAGATCGTGATCGCCCCCCAGTTCACCGACCGCCTCACCTCCGCGACGACCTCGTACCGGAGCGTCCGGGGCGAGGTCGCCGTGGCCTGGACGCGTCAGGGGGGCGTCGTCACGATGGACGTCACGGTCCCGGCCAACGCGACCGCCAAGGTCGTCATCCCCGTCGCCGATCCCGCGCAGGTCGCCGAGAGCGGCCTGCCGCTGGCCCAGGCGGCGGGCGTGACGGCGGGCGTCGAGGATGGCAAGGCCGTCGCCGAGGTCGGCTCCGGCCGCTACGTCTTCACCTTCGCGGCCCCCTGA
- a CDS encoding inositol monophosphatase family protein, translated as MDRWKAELEVAEAAAKAGGAVATGYFRGGLAADVKNAEGQGTYNLVTRADVEAERAVVEVIKKAFPGHAIYGEEGQGDGGEGAAILASEDVWIVDPIDGTSNFVHGIPHFGVSVAYYHKGDATVGVVGNPLYDDWYTAVRGGGAFHRGRRARVSPCARLDEVLVGFGYFYDRGAMMEATLEACAEILRRRSHGLRRLGAATLDLAYVGVGSFGAFFEYELAPWDFAAGRLFVEEAGGRVTNCHGDPLTLRKDGVLASNGLVHDELVAIMNEYFRKP; from the coding sequence GTGGACAGGTGGAAGGCCGAGCTTGAGGTCGCCGAGGCCGCCGCGAAGGCGGGGGGCGCGGTGGCGACGGGATATTTCCGGGGCGGGCTGGCGGCGGACGTCAAGAACGCGGAGGGGCAGGGGACCTACAACCTCGTCACCCGGGCCGACGTCGAGGCCGAGCGGGCCGTCGTCGAGGTCATCAAGAAGGCGTTCCCCGGCCACGCGATCTACGGCGAGGAAGGGCAGGGGGACGGCGGCGAGGGCGCGGCGATCCTCGCCAGCGAGGACGTCTGGATCGTCGACCCGATCGACGGGACCAGCAACTTCGTCCACGGCATCCCCCACTTCGGCGTCTCGGTCGCCTACTACCACAAGGGGGACGCGACCGTCGGCGTGGTCGGCAACCCGCTGTACGACGACTGGTACACGGCCGTCCGCGGTGGGGGGGCGTTCCACCGGGGGCGTCGGGCGCGGGTGTCGCCCTGCGCGCGGCTGGACGAGGTCCTCGTCGGCTTCGGCTATTTCTACGACCGGGGGGCCATGATGGAGGCCACGCTCGAAGCCTGCGCCGAGATCCTCCGCCGCCGGAGCCACGGGCTGAGGCGCCTGGGGGCCGCGACGCTCGACCTGGCGTACGTCGGCGTCGGCTCCTTCGGCGCGTTCTTCGAGTACGAGCTGGCCCCCTGGGACTTCGCCGCCGGCCGCCTGTTCGTCGAGGAGGCCGGGGGCCGCGTCACCAACTGCCACGGCGACCCGCTCACCCTCCGCAAGGACGGCGTGCTCGCCTCCAACGGCCTCGTCCACGACGAACTGGTCGCGATCATGAATGAATACTTCCGCAAGCCTTGA